The Cucurbita pepo subsp. pepo cultivar mu-cu-16 chromosome LG18, ASM280686v2, whole genome shotgun sequence nucleotide sequence ATCTTATGAATGACTTTCAGTAGTAGTTCTTCCCTCCCCTCTTGTTCCACCTATCCCTTCACTTCTAGGGATTTCGTACAGCTAGACAACCACGATTCATTGCTCGGAGAGAGAATAGAAGCAAGCATTTCCAGTTAAGTCGAAATATTTTTCATACCacaaaatcaatcattttCCGGATGGGACAAAAATGggcaaacaaaataaaagcaaaactTCCCTCATTTCCTCCCATTTTCGTAACACTAAACCACAAGGATTGTGGGACACTATACCCTTAACCCAAAGGGCAACTTTCCAAGCTACAAACTTAGCCAAACCTCCCCCATTATTTGGAGATAGGACAACTGAAGTCACTCAAATAGGACCCCTCGTGATCAACCTTTCCTGTGTTTACAACTTCCACGAGTTACTTAGCTTTCTTGGCTTGCAGTAGAAAGATAGAACTTGTTAAATTCCTGTAATGTGGATCTCCAAGAGCCATACTTTTGTCATGGGATGATTACTTCTTCGAGTACGTTAGGTATGAATCTTGAGCAATCGTCAATACGTCGGGTCTCTCCGCTTGGTTATATGTCAAACATCGTCGTATAAAGTCCTGCATAACATCAATGTAGAAGCCATTGTTTGAATGATGCTATGAATCTCAACAATATGTAGGAGGCGTTGTTGACCTTTCAAAATGGATTGCCAAGGTATATCATGAACGATGGTGTTATTAGGCACAAAGAAATTACATTATATCGAAGGGAATTGAACGAATTCAAACCAGACTATAGCTCACCTTTGCCTCGTTTGAGACAGCTGGTCGAGTAGGGAACTCAACTTTACGAGCTTTTATAATTGTGTCTTCACGAAGTATTCTTTCTTGTGTCTGATCATGTCCAAATGGACGTCTGCCAAAGAGAATTTGATATAGTAGCACACCCGCTGACCAGACATCGACCTGAAGTGGCACGTTATAGAAGACTcgaaattagaaaagaaagtaCATACACTACGTACACTTATCCGAACAAATCAGAATGAGGTATACGACTCTCgatgtagatttttttttgccttttttgtAGCTTCTGGATGAAGGTCTTTGTGTAGattatttgtaacaaaaaATTCTTCTTGATTCAAACCAGCAAGAGATATATCTGAAAGCTTGGTGAGCGACGAGTGGGGAATAGTTATTATCTTAACTTCCCTCACCAATCACCCTATTTTGTACGTCTTTTGGTTTCATCCAAAATCACTCAAAAATTGAATGTCTATTTAGATAGGAATAGGAATGACCGCGACAATATAACAATATAAACATGAATGCAGAGGGAAAATACACTATTGAACAACGAACCTTGGATGATATTAAGGGTGTCTTGTTGAGCTCAAAGCATTCAGGAGGTAAATACCTACAGATGCCAAAAGAATTTAATGACTTGCAATATGCAGAGTAGGTATGCATTGGGGCGTCGATAGGAAGGAAACTCGTACTCtccataaaataaatgttaaaacatatcaaaatccaaaaagcaTACAGTAAAGTTAGGCATTTACCAATATGTTCCAGCACCCTGCGATGTAAGTTCCATACCCTGTGATCCAACATCATCCTCAACTATTTTACTGAGACCAAAATCTGTCACTTTTGCAACACCTAGTTCATCAAATAGAACGTTACCCGGTTTCAGGTCATAATGGATAATTTTTTGTGTCCTTTTGTTCAAGTAAACCAGGCCATGAAATATCTGAACTATGATAATCCTGGCTTCTTTCTCGGGCAATATTGGTGTTGACTTGAGAACAGCATCAAGATCCTTCCCTggagaaaaaaattgtgagactgataATGCAAAATACTAATGGCTTCCTCACACAAGATGAAATCACTACAGAAATGTACAATGGTAAGACAGAGATATACCGCTGCAATATTCTAAGACTGTACAGAATGTATTATGATCAATCTCGAAAATGTCCCAGAGCCGAACGATGTGATTATGCACCAATGTTTTGTGGATGTTGTACTCCCTAATTGCATGCCTTATATAACTTTGCTTCTTCTCTTCACTCCACTGAGCATTCAACCCATGCAGCTTACAAGCGACATATCTATGTTCTACCAAGTCATAAGCCTGCTGGAAATTTCTTACTTCAAAATCACTGCAAAAAGGTATATCTTTACAGTTGCCAAATGAAGGCAAAGATTGACTAGTTTTCTGCCGAGCAATTCAAGTCTCAGACAATTTTTTGGACCAAGTACCAGGAAATAATGATACAACACAAAATTCTGACCTTGTAAACCTCACTGAATCCTCCTTTCCCAAGAAGGTTTAAAAGGGCGTATCTGTGATTTAGAATCTGAAAATTGTTGAAACGAGAACCATCCTCATCTCGTATCCGCTTCATTTCACGTATAAGCCTTCCTTTATCAATTTCGTATCTGTCCCTTTCACGAAGAACAGTTTCCTCTTCCTACAGAATTCATAATTTCTGATAAGATGATATGTCATCTATGCAAAATCTATAAGTAgaattataaatgttttaacaGTTAAAGAAACAACAAGACAAAGGAACTAACACGCTTGATGCTTGCCAAACGGGATTTGTAGATCTCATCCTGAATGAAACTGTCCTCTTCTTGGGCTCCTGGTTCGGCATCGGCCCCATCACCTTTGTCTTTAAAAAGGAACAGTCATTTCTAAATGGCTGAATTATTCACatcttaaatttcaaaaaacccTAAAGCAAGAAAGCGTTTCCTTTGCTTTATGTCAGAATACAAGAGGATGGAaggtgaaaaagaaagaggtcTCTTAAGtgccaaaagaaaatgtaccATTTAAAACTTGAGAATGTTCAGAACAAACATTGATCTTTTGATGCACATAGGATAAATAAGATTCACATTATTCGAAGGAACTTACCCAACTGTCTTTTCTTCAAGGACTTGCGCTGCCGTTCAATAGCCTCCTTGGTCTCTAGTAATTGTTTCTGCGAAATAGGAAGCTTATTTGCAATAAACAAATGAACTAAACGTACAGCTAATAAGAATAACTCCATGTCAAGAAaactaaaacgaacaataCATGAACTAGTACGtgagaaaaaatttattgtcCAGATAGTAAACAGATACTATTCACTGAATATTATGGCTATGATATGCTCAtcctattttctttgcttGTGAGAATATTTATCCACAAcaaatgataaaaagaaaggcctattgtttatttgaaaacagattcaattttttttaatatagttaTATTGGATTTTCTTTATACTTCTGTAATATTATCTTACTATTCGgtgtttatatttattatttatatttgaaagagTGTTTCTTTATTGCTTGTATGTTTGATTCaagatagaaaaaaattaataattttatatttttcctaaaaactaaattgttaACAAAAGTATAAAGATGACGTACAAGATGGGCATTTAGATCTTTCAATGCTTGTCCTTCCTCCCATGTTTCAGATATGACTGTCCCAGCTCTGACATCCAGACAAGAGTGCAATCAGTTGTTTCCttgaaataaagtttaaaagggAACGTGGTTGCAAGAAGCCCATAATTTGACCGACAagtccaattttattttaaaaaggaaacGCAAATTTTCACTTaaagaatgaaaaggaaaCTAATGCTAAAAAGTACAAGTGCCCCATAGGAGGAAGTAAAGAAAAAGCAGAAAAATAATACATGCGATATTATAAAGGAAATATAAAAGCATTCCAATTAAGATGCAATCCTAGATTGAATGCTGGCGAAGTGTATGGAAAGAGAGCACCATGAAGAGGCATTGAGGCAAGCCACACCAAAACgattaacccaaaaaaagtGACTTGTTGTGGAAAAtcctttgatttctttcaaacCATAATGGACAATGTTCTCcttaaagaaattgaagaatacCCACTGAACATTAAAGATTGATAAGAATGTCCACCAGCATTGACTtgagaagagaaacaaaaaagaaatgctgCATAGCATCCAAGTCTGACATACAGAGAGGGCAGATTGATGGGATATAATAGTAAAGGAAGTTCGTTTGAAGAGCCTCAAAACAATTCAACGATCCATTGATATGTTTGGGACTTTTATACTTCCATAAAGCTGAATGAAATTCCTTAACAATAGGTGATGGTGCAGCAAAATGCTTAGAAAGCAATTTCACAGAAAACAAACCCCAAGGATCAAGAGACCATCTTCTAGAATCTGACAATGCAGCCATCTTTTTTTCAGCTAGGCTTCACTAAAAGCTGTTGAAAATCTACAACCTCATCATTCTTAAGCAGTCTACGGAATATGATAGTCCAAATCTAGTCAAAATGAAATTCTTCTGCCATCACCAAGCAAATTTCCGAGAGTATGCCATTGGTGAAGACTATTCGCATCATTATTTTGCACCACTTTAcgctaaaaggattttggtTCATACATATCTCCATCCCCATTTAGCCGAAAGAgccacatttttgtttttcaagcCACCAATACCGAGACCACCATCAAGAAGTGCTTATTGTTTCGTGAATTAAAACCAGATCGGGGCATTGATTCTGTATGAATTTCTTAATACTGCACATTTAGATTTATCCCCTAGATCACAAATATTCCATGAAATAACTTTCATTGTTAATCAAAAGAAGATGGCACTAAGAAGCTTTATCTGTTGGAGGTTGAGATGGAATTTTTCGCAGACAAAATTCCATCCCATAGCTTAAGTCTCACAAATTTCATCCATTAGCATGGCCTATTCAGATGGCAGAAATTGGAACATAATTGTTAAAGTGGGGTGAAGAAGAGAGGGTATAAATCCTGACTTGGTATGCTCATCTCTCTTTTGCTTGCATATTACATTATCCCCCACTAAGCAAGAGCAAAATATAATGAGACAATAACCTATGACAATTAGATAATGAAAAAACTAACCTGATTACACCCACATTGCCTAGTCTCAAGGAGTCTTGTCGGACTTTCATCCTTGCTTCCTGCCTCTCAGCCTTTGAAACAGATATCAGCAAATCGGATAGTACCTTCGTTCTCTGTAATGTCAATAAAACCCACGAGAAGGATGAAACAGTTAATTCCAACGGCAAAACTGTGTctatgaaaagaaattcttGAATCGTGTCTAAGAATAAGAGATTCTTGACGATGGCATTTTAAGTCTACCACACTAGGACAATGAAGGTTTTAATGAAAGCAAGTTCCATTTAGCTCTTCATAAAGATCAAAAGGAGAACAAATAAGATAATAACCACCCTCCATAGTAAACAACCTTGATGATCAGCAAATGGCAATCATAAAGTAAGTCCAGGTTGTAGGCCACATATAATTGGGCAAGAAACGAAAGCAGTGACTGTGAGAGTGGGGCGGCATAAAGTTACTAGTGGCGGAGATCATAGACTCATTAGCGGTACTAAACAGGATTTTACACAcggttgaaattttgaaaaaaaaattctcctCGCAGGAAAAGGATTAGTTCCTTGAGACAACAAACCTTAGGCTTCATCTGCTGTTCGTACTCTTTGATCTCCTTCAACTCCTGCATAATTCATGACCAAAGAGAAAAGGTAAAAggtaaaattaataaatagaagaaagaattttaaaaatgtctcgCTTGAGGAACAAACTTGGTGACAATTTTAGAATactccaaaaaagaaaaacattgtAGAATACCATCATATGCATGGGCAAAGACAACAAGGAAAATGTATTCTGTGCAAATAGGTATTTTACTATCCTGGGCATGATCTATGTACCTTTTCTAATTCATGGTAAAGATTTTGATATTCCGAAGACTCCTGACGTGATTTTCGCAAGTCCTCCTCCAATGAAGCAACTTTTGCCCGTAAAGAAACCAACTCTTCCTATTTAATCCAACAAGGAAAACAAATTTGATATGTCAAAAAGTTGTGGCACGAAGACAAGATATTTTGCATAATAAAAACTTTCCATGCAACAAACAGGAGATACTATTcattataaacaaaacaacactTCACAAGTCAACAAATTGTAAGTTGAGAAAGCACGtttaatcttattttgaaGGTTGCAGACCATCCACTAACATGGTGGACATATGAATTCTCTTCTGCGCTCTTTCAGATGCATACTCCATAGAGGATTCAACATaagcatatatttttatccaaaaacaaaagttaTGTTGGGTTATCCCTATTGGAGAATGCTTCCATGCAATATAAAAAAGGACATACCTCCAATGGAGAGCGATTATCTACCCGAAGCTGGTCTTTACACATCCCATCCTGCAAAACCAGAGATTGATCATTAATCAaccaatgtttttttttcccttgatAGAGAACAGGACTTTAAAGTTGGCCAATAAATTAAGAGAATTGCATTagaataattttatcaatGGCTGAGGTATCATCATTCTTTCAGGTAGAAAGTGAGGATTCTATACGAGGGCCCATGCTTAGTCTTATGGCCTTCCTTACCTAAGAAATCTTATAGCTGCAAATTGAGAAATTCATACTTTCTAGCACCCGCCACTATGGGGCaacttcttttaaaaatagaacatTGGTCAATTTTGATTGGTTTTGCCAGTTTCAAGCAGTCAATTCATTAAAAGGTCTGCTACTTCTTAAGTTGGCTTTTTAGTTTACCTAAAACAAACAGGAAAAATTGATGTTGAATCAACCCAAATATCCCTACACACTATGGCATATAGGAAAAGACTTCATCAGTCTAGAACTTTTCAAAACATGATGGAACGTCTCATGAAAAGGGGTAAATCTCCTTTTCCAACCCATGCAATCTTGTATGGGTATTGGGTAAGGAAAGATCAGAGGTTGACTTGAAGCTTTTAACTAGGAAAGATGAAACATATTCTCTCTACTACCATCTCTAAAATCAACTCATAAGTTGTATTGTTCTTGCGACAACCCACGGCTTCCTCATCATCATCCTGAGTTAGAGCTTTTTCCTCCTCCAATTCAGGCTACTATACCTTTACGTGCGAATTTGTAGTACAAACATCCGTGTCTCGTTTGATTACTGTGGATGACAACTGAGTCTGagtggaagaaattaaaatgacTTCCTCTCCCATGATAGGGATATCCATTGTCTAATCACACATCCTCACCCATTCTCCCTTTTAAAGGAATCTAAGCACGATGGAGAAGATGTCTAGCTTCATAGGAAATGCACATAACATCACTTACTGAACTAATACAAAGAACCTTTATACTCCCAATAGGACACCTAAAAATGTGTGGAAAGCAGGATGGCAGTTTCGCAAACATCATCTATTACCAAAACCTGAATGAGTCTTCACCAAAATTATACAAAGGGTAGCATTTTGATTGACAAATGAAACATACAGAAAGGGGCAAGATGCCCAAAAATACAAGGAGTTAAAAAAGAAGCTCTCCAATTGGCTAAGGCTAATATCTCATTGAAATgagaaaattacataaatatataaataaataaagtatatatttatatatagatgTGTGGAAGAGAGATCTTGGAGACCATCTttcaaccaaataaataactcAACTGCATGGTCAATCCATcataaagaattaaataacaCAAAATTGTTCTGTTAAAGCATATTGATTAGTCAGAACATACCTTAAGGTATACACTGTCATGTTGACCAATCGTGGGTGGAATTGTTGAGAGAGAAACTTGTGATTTCGTCTGATCATTAATTCTTGACCCACGACCTCTATTCGAGAGGGATTGTCCCCTTCCTCTAGATTGCTTTTTCCTATTTACATCCATATTCTTTTTGGTCTCTATGGCTTCCACCAGGTTTTTCTTCCCATCATCCACTGCCTGAAATGCCTTTTAAAGTGTTGTTGtggttgttattattattttaaaaaagtaaatttccaaagagaaatgaaatttCATGGTGATACAACTTGCAAGTCAGCACAACTcagaaaaccaaaaagaaaatgaagaaaaaaaaaataacaagatGGAGAAGGAAAACCAGTCAGTTATGCGCTCAAGAAACAAGACAACAAGGTTTGGTGCagtaatttgaaaatagaactttttttttcataggCATGAAcatttcattgaaaaatagaacatttatgatcaattaaagttatactttgaaattagggtttagggatTGTCTATCATATTTAAACAACAGCAATAGTTACTCCAAACcataaccaaaataataagaacTACCTCAACACGCTCAGGAAGGGTTGAATCATTGGCCTCTTGAAGTTTCTGGCGCTTCTGAGTGTTGGCTTGGATGAGGAATCCATCCCCAGTCTAACATACAACACATAAAATACAATATCATCAGATCCAGAATAGATAATCTCTAAGAGTTCCAGAAACAACTCAGAAAAATTCAGATGAAAAAAACCGACCGAGGATTAGATATCCCCCACCTAAGAGAAGGAAAGTGTTTGAAAAATGTAAACCAACAAGCAATAAGTAAACATGAAGAGtctttcaaaaggaaaaaattgcATGATCCTGTAATGGAACTGAcaactcaattaattaaatgttcaAACAATGAAGAGTCTTTCAGCAAGCAATAAGCATATAGTTCCATTGTGTAGTGGCATATAGTTCCTCACAATATCCTTCAATACGGTGTCCAAGATCCTAAACAAAGACGAGTAAAAACTAGGAATCTTGATTGAAACTGCCTGAATAAGAGTGAAATCTCCCTccgttaaaataaattattttcttttccaagaaGGCAGTCACTTCTTAAACTTTTGAAGTTGTCATACTTGCAGT carries:
- the LOC111780095 gene encoding serine/threonine-protein kinase TOUSLED-like isoform X1, encoding MSDDMLLHFSSNSSNQSDQSLPAKMARLEARMVGKTSSIQPPAQSQSTRTSVSSAVTFVASENLIEPSTSSDSDDGTGDGFLIQANTQKRQKLQEANDSTLPERVEAFQAVDDGKKNLVEAIETKKNMDVNRKKQSRGRGQSLSNRGRGSRINDQTKSQVSLSTIPPTIGQHDSVYLKDGMCKDQLRVDNRSPLEEELVSLRAKVASLEEDLRKSRQESSEYQNLYHELEKELKEIKEYEQQMKPKRTKVLSDLLISVSKAERQEARMKVRQDSLRLGNVGVIRAGTVISETWEEGQALKDLNAHLKQLLETKEAIERQRKSLKKRQLDKGDGADAEPGAQEEDSFIQDEIYKSRLASIKREEETVLRERDRYEIDKGRLIREMKRIRDEDGSRFNNFQILNHRYALLNLLGKGGFSEVYKQAYDLVEHRYVACKLHGLNAQWSEEKKQSYIRHAIREYNIHKTLVHNHIVRLWDIFEIDHNTFCTVLEYCSGKDLDAVLKSTPILPEKEARIIIVQIFHGLVYLNKRTQKIIHYDLKPGNVLFDELGVAKVTDFGLSKIVEDDVGSQGMELTSQGAGTYWYLPPECFELNKTPLISSKVDVWSAGVLLYQILFGRRPFGHDQTQERILREDTIIKARKVEFPTRPAVSNEAKDFIRRCLTYNQAERPDVLTIAQDSYLTYSKK
- the LOC111780095 gene encoding serine/threonine-protein kinase TOUSLED-like isoform X2 — protein: MSDDMLLHFSSNSSNQSDQSLPAKMARLEARMVGKTSSIQPPAQSQSTRTSVSSAVTFVASENLIEPSTSSDSDDGTGDGFLIQANTQKRQKLQEANDSTLPERVEAFQAVDDGKKNLVEAIETKKNMDVNRKKQSRGRGQSLSNRGRGSRINDQTKSQVSLSTIPPTIGQHDSVYLKDGMCKDQLRVDNRSPLEEELVSLRAKVASLEEDLRKSRQESSEYQNLYHELEKELKEIKEYEQQMKPKRTKVLSDLLISVSKAERQEARMKVRQDSLRLGNVGVIRAGTVISETWEEGQALKDLNAHLKQLLETKEAIERQRKSLKKRQLDKGDGADAEPGAQEEDSFIQDEIYKSRLASIKREEETVLRERDRYEIDKGRLIREMKRIRDEDGSRFNNFQILNHRYALLNLLGKGGFSEVYKAYDLVEHRYVACKLHGLNAQWSEEKKQSYIRHAIREYNIHKTLVHNHIVRLWDIFEIDHNTFCTVLEYCSGKDLDAVLKSTPILPEKEARIIIVQIFHGLVYLNKRTQKIIHYDLKPGNVLFDELGVAKVTDFGLSKIVEDDVGSQGMELTSQGAGTYWYLPPECFELNKTPLISSKVDVWSAGVLLYQILFGRRPFGHDQTQERILREDTIIKARKVEFPTRPAVSNEAKDFIRRCLTYNQAERPDVLTIAQDSYLTYSKK
- the LOC111780095 gene encoding serine/threonine-protein kinase TOUSLED-like isoform X3; this encodes MSDDMLLHFSSNSSNQSDQSLPAKMARLEARMVGKTSSIQPPAQSQSTRTSVSSAVTFVASENLIEPSTSSDSDDGTGDGFLIQANTQKRQKLQEANDSTLPERVEAFQAVDDGKKNLVEAIETKKNMDVNRKKQSRGRGQSLSNRGRGSRINDQTKSQVSLSTIPPTIGQHDSVYLKDGMCKDQLRVDNRSPLEEELVSLRAKVASLEEDLRKSRQESSEYQNLYHELEKELKEIKEYEQQMKPKRTKVLSDLLISVSKAERQEARMKVRQDSLRLGNVGVIRAGTVISETWEEGQALKDLNAHLKQLLETKEAIERQRKSLKKRQLDKGDGADAEPGAQEEDSFIQDEIYKSRLASIKREEETVLRERDRYEIDKGRLIREMKRIRDEDGSRFNNFQILNHRYALLNLLGKGGFSEVYKQAYDLVEHRYVACKLHGLNAQWSEEKKQSYIRHAIREYNIHKTLVHNHIVRLWDIFEIDHNTFCTVLEYCSGKDLDAVLKSTPILPEKEARIIIVQIFHGLVYLNKRTQKIIHYDLKPGYGTYIAGCWNILVFTS